GACGATGAGGATGCCGTTCTTCGCCATGATGCCGACGAGCAACACGAGGCCGATCTGGCTGTAGATGTTCAGCGTCGTTCCCGTCAGGATCATCGCGAAGACCGCGCAGGCAAGGCCGAGCGGCACCGTGACCATGATGATGATCGCGCTGACGAAGCTTTCGAACTGCGCGGCCAGCACGAGGAAGATGATGGCGAGCGCAAAGCCGAAGGTGACGATGAGGCCGCTCGAATTCTCCTGAAGCGTCGCCGCCTCGGCCATCGGCATCAGGCGCGATCCCTCGGGCAGCAGCGGCTCGGCCATCTCCTGCACCATCTGAAGCGCATCGCCGAGCGCAAGGCCGTCTTTCAGGCCGGCCGACAGCGAGACGGCGCGAAGCTGCTGCTCACGCGAAAGCTGCGGCGCGACGGCCTTCTCCTCCAGCGTCGCGATGGAGGACATCGGCACGATCTTGCCGTCGCCGGTCTTCAGGAAGATGTTCTCCAGGTCCATCGGGTCGTTGATCGGCGTCGTGGTGGAGGAGAGCTTGACCGGATAGGACTGCCCCTCGACATAGACGTCGACGACGCTCGTGCCCTCCAGCATCGCCTGCAGGGCGGCCGAAAGGCCGGTAATGTCGATGCCGAGGTCGGCGGCGCGCTCGCGGTCGACCGTCACGGAAAGCTGCGCCTGGTTGGCCTCGTAGTTGAGGCGCACGTTCTGGAAGCGGCCGCTGTCCTCGATCTTGCGCACCAGCTCCGCCGCCGCGTTGCCGAGCTTCGTATAGTCGTTGCCGACCAGCGCGACCTGCAGGCCGTTGCCCGCCCCGCGAATGCCGAGACTGTTCGGCTGGATGACGAAGGTGCGCACCGAAGGCACCGTCCCGACGGCCTTGTTGATGTCCTGCACGATCTGCTGCTGCGTGCGGTCGCGCTCGCCCCAGGGCGCGAGCGTCAGCACCATGAAGCCGCTGTTCGTGGAGCCGCCCTGCCCGGAAATCGAGAAGATATTGACGATCTCGCCGCTGTCGTAGAGCGGGCGAAGCTGGTTCTCGATCAGCTTCATCTGGTCCTGCGCATAGTCGAGCGACACGCCCTGCGGCGCATTCACGCGCAGCATCACCATGGAGCGGTCCTCGCTCGGCGTGAGCTCCGACTTGATGGTGAAGAAGGATGTCGCGCCCGCCGCCGTGAAAAGCAGCGCCACGATGAAGACGATGAGCGGCGCGCCGAGGCAAGCGCTGAGCGTCCTGCGGTAGAAACGCGAGGCCGCGCCGCCGATGCGCGAAAGCACGCCGTCATGCTCGTGCTTCACCTCTTTCGTCAGGAGGCGCGAGGCCAGCATCGGGCAGAGCGTCAGCGCCACGAAGGACGAGAGGAGCACAGCGAAGGCCAGAACGAAGCCGAATTCACGGAACAGCCGACCCGCCTGCCCCGGCAGGAAGGAGAGCGGCACGAACACGGCGGCGAGTGTCGCCGTGGTCGCGATGACGGCGAAGAATACTTCGAGCGTGCCGTGAATGGCCGCGGCACGCGGCTGCAATCCTTCGGCGCGCCGGCGCACGATGTTCTCCAGCACTACGATGGCGTCGTCCACCACGAGACCCGTCGCCAGCACGATGGCGAGCAGCGTGAGGATATTGACGGAGAAGCCGGCCATGTAGATGGCCGCGATGGTGCCGACAAGCGCGATGGGCATGCTGATCGTCGGGATGAGCGTGGCGCGCCAGTCGAGCAGGAAGAGATAGATGACCAGCGTCACGATCAGGACGGCGACGACGAGCGCGATCTCGACCTCATGGATGGCCCCGTCGATGAAGACGGCGTCGTTGCTGGTGATCTTGAGCTGGGTGCCTTCCGGCAGTATGGCGCCGAGGCGCGAGACCATCTCCTTCACGCCCTCGGCAATGTCGAGCGTGTTGGACTGCGCCTGCCGGATGATACCGAGGCCGATGCCCTGCCGGCCGTTCGAGCGTAGCGCCGTCGAGCCTTCGTCCGGCCCCAGCGTCACCATGGCGATGTCGCCGAGGCGCACGCGGTTCTTGAGAATGAGGTTCTCGAAATCGGCGGGCGTGGCAAGGTCCGCGGTCGCGCGCACGGTAATGTCCTGGCTCTGGCTCTTCAACGAGCCGGCCGGCACGTCGAAGGCGGCGGTCGCCAGCGCATTGCGCAGATCCGCGACCGTCAGCCCGCGCGCGGCGAGCTTGGCCTGATCGACGTCCACGCGGAAAATCTTCTCCTGGTCGCCGTAGACGACGACATCGGCGACGCCCTCGACGGAGGCGAGGCGGTCGGTGATCTCGTTTTCGGCCAGCAGCGTCAGGTCTTCGAGGGATTGCGTGTCGGAGGTCAGCGCCAGCCGCATGATCGGCTGGCTGTCGGCGTCCGCCTTCACCACGCGCGGCTCGTCCGCCCCGTCGGGCAGCCGGTTCGCCACGCGGCCGAGCGCGTCGCGCACGTCGTTGGCCGCCTGATTGACGTCCGTTGTATCGGAGAATTGCAGCGTGACGCGGCTGCGGCCGAAGGACGAGACCGAGGAAATGTCCTTGATGCCCTGGACGCGCGACACGGCGCCTTCCACGACGTCGGTCAGCTCACGGTCGACCGTCTCCGGCGACGCGCCGTCGAAATCCGTCGATACGCTGATGACCGGCTGGTCGACGGAAGGCAGCTCGCGGATTTCCACGCCGTTGAAGGCTGCAAGGCCGGCGACGACGATCAGCGTGTTCAAG
This DNA window, taken from Shinella zoogloeoides, encodes the following:
- a CDS encoding efflux RND transporter permease subunit, which encodes MSGEASGLNDSGKAGFTALFIRRPIFALVLNTLIVVAGLAAFNGVEIRELPSVDQPVISVSTDFDGASPETVDRELTDVVEGAVSRVQGIKDISSVSSFGRSRVTLQFSDTTDVNQAANDVRDALGRVANRLPDGADEPRVVKADADSQPIMRLALTSDTQSLEDLTLLAENEITDRLASVEGVADVVVYGDQEKIFRVDVDQAKLAARGLTVADLRNALATAAFDVPAGSLKSQSQDITVRATADLATPADFENLILKNRVRLGDIAMVTLGPDEGSTALRSNGRQGIGLGIIRQAQSNTLDIAEGVKEMVSRLGAILPEGTQLKITSNDAVFIDGAIHEVEIALVVAVLIVTLVIYLFLLDWRATLIPTISMPIALVGTIAAIYMAGFSVNILTLLAIVLATGLVVDDAIVVLENIVRRRAEGLQPRAAAIHGTLEVFFAVIATTATLAAVFVPLSFLPGQAGRLFREFGFVLAFAVLLSSFVALTLCPMLASRLLTKEVKHEHDGVLSRIGGAASRFYRRTLSACLGAPLIVFIVALLFTAAGATSFFTIKSELTPSEDRSMVMLRVNAPQGVSLDYAQDQMKLIENQLRPLYDSGEIVNIFSISGQGGSTNSGFMVLTLAPWGERDRTQQQIVQDINKAVGTVPSVRTFVIQPNSLGIRGAGNGLQVALVGNDYTKLGNAAAELVRKIEDSGRFQNVRLNYEANQAQLSVTVDRERAADLGIDITGLSAALQAMLEGTSVVDVYVEGQSYPVKLSSTTTPINDPMDLENIFLKTGDGKIVPMSSIATLEEKAVAPQLSREQQLRAVSLSAGLKDGLALGDALQMVQEMAEPLLPEGSRLMPMAEAATLQENSSGLIVTFGFALAIIFLVLAAQFESFVSAIIIMVTVPLGLACAVFAMILTGTTLNIYSQIGLVLLVGIMAKNGILIVEFANQLRDRGQDIRSAIENASNIRLRPVLMTMIATVVGAVPLVLASGAGAEARISLGWVLVGGLGLATVVTLYLTPVAYLVIARFTSPHADEEKRLAAELEHARTLGRREEVITLPQAAE